The region GGCCTCCGTGTTGAGCATCCCGCGCGCGCCCCAACGCGTGTGCGCCCATCCGTCGACGAGGGTCATGTAGTAGATCGGGGTGTTCGAGAGCGAGGCGAAGACGTTGTACTTCGTCGCCGCGGCCCCTGTCCCCATCGCCTCGAGGACGAACGCGGTGAACCCGGCGAAGGTGAGGCCGGTGATCACCGCGTAGAGCGACGTGAACACGATGTACATCCGCTCGGTCCGCGGGGCGAACGCCATGCCGACCGCGCATGCTGCCTGAAGCGCACCGTAGATGACGTAGGCGGTCTTCCGGTCCATCCGGTCGCAGATGTAGCCGCCGATCAGACAACCGGCCGCGGAGAGGATCCCGCCCATGATGCCTGTCACGAGGGCCACCGTCTCGGCCGAGGCGCTCCAGTCCCCGGCCACAGCCGACCAGAGCCCCGAGGCGGCCCCCGAGCCGATCGGAAGGAAGCAGAGGAAGAGGGCGAGGAACCCGATCCGGGACTTCGCCATCGACCAGAGATCCAGAGCCACATTGCGCAGCGTCCGAAGGACCTTGTCGTCGCGAATCGTGGAGGCCGGCTCGGGGACGAAGAGCAGGGCGAGGCAGCACAGGAGACAGGCGGCCGCGAGGATCGCGCCGGCCATCCATGGGGCGGGAAGGCGCTGCGCGAGCAGAAGGCCCGCCCCTCCTCCCAGGCCCGCGCCGCCGAGATTGCCGGCCTGGAACCATCCGCCCGCCCTTCCCTTCTGCTCCTGAGGAGTGGCGTAGGCCATGAGGCTGTCGGTCGCCATGCCCAGGAAGGTCGCCGCGAAGTTCGAAATCAGGATGATCGTCGTGAGCAGCGGAATGCTCGACTCCCTGATCGGCGCCATTCCGGTCGCGAGGATTCCCAGGGCGCTCAGGACGCTCGCCGCGAGATACCAGCCCTTGCGCGTGAAGAGCGAGTCGACCAGAGGAGCCCAGAAGAACTTCCACGTGTGGGGAACGATGCCGACGGCGACCAGGGCCGCGATCCGCTCGACCGGGACGCCCTCCTTCGAGAACAGGTAGGCGAGGGCCACCGAGACGTATCCGCCCATCGCCCCGAAGGGGATGATGAGAAACATGAAGACCGACGGATGCGTGCGCCGCGGGGACATACGCGGGGCATGGTAGCACGGCCGAAGGCGCCGTTCACCGGTCCCCTGCCTCCACTCGCCGATCATCCATGGTCCGCCGCTTGATCAGGCGCGATCCTCTCCGTGTGGACGAGAAGAGGCCTCAGGGCTTCGGGAGAAAGGAGAGGAGAGTCATGAACGAGTTGAGGACAAGTCACAGCGTCGGGAAGCTGATCCTCGGAATCGCCGTCGTCGCGCTCGGCCTGATCTTCACGCTGAGCAATCTCAACTTGATCGATTCGGACCGCTATCTGCGATTCTGGCCGGTCGTCCTGATCGCCTTCGGCCTGGAGAAACTCCTCCAGCCGCGCGCGTCGAGCGGCCGGATGTTCGGATTCATCCTCGCCGCGGTCGGCGTGCTGCTCCTTCTTCGCAACCTCGCGATGATCACGTGGAACATCTGGGATCTCTGGCCGCTGATCCTGGTTCTGATCGGCTTCAGCATCGTCTGGGGAGCCCTCGGCCGCCGGTCGGGCCGGGAACGCTTCCGCTGCCGCCCGGATGTCTCGGTCTCCTTCGACGACGACGCGAAGAGGCGGCAGGTCGACCCGGAATCGACGCTGAACATCAGCGCCGTCTTCGGAGGCGATGAGCGCGTCGTCACGTCTCAAGGCTTCCGCGGCGGGACGGTTTCGACCATCATGGGGGGGTGCGACATCGATCTGAGGCAAGCATCGATCGCCCAGGGCGAAGCGATCCTCGATGTCTCGGTCGTCTTCGGGGGGGTCGAGATCCGGGTCCCCGAGGACTGGAAGGTCGTGCTGCGCGTCAACTCGATTCTCGGCGGCGTGGAAGAGAAGACCCGCAAGCCGATAGGGGATGCGGCCAAGACGCTGGTGATCACGGGCAGCGTCATCTTCGGCGGAGTGGAGATTCGCAACTGATCCTGACGGATCAGAGAGAGGCAGGTCGGCAGCCGTGACGCCGCTGGCGACGACCCGGCGATTCATCCCGCCCTATCTGGCGGCATGGGTTCCCATCGCCGGGCTCCTTGCGGCGATGCTCCGTCTGACGCCGGGGACGACATGGACCGGCGCCCTGGCCGTCGCGATTCCCGGCTCGGCGCTCCTTTCCTTCCTCTGTGTCGCGATCCGCTATCCCGTGCGCGGGCTGCCGGCAGAACGGATGCCGGTGTCGCGCTTGCTCGCGCTCCACCTGGGCGGCGCAGCCTTCGCGACGGCGGTCTGGCTCGGCGCGCTCAGGCTCTGGGTCGAGGTCCTCGGGCAGACGCGACCGTTCGAGCTCCTGCCGGAGGCCTTCCGGAGCCACGCGCCGCTGCTCGCGGCCGCCGGGTTGCTGCTCTATCTGCTGGCCGTGACGTTTCACTCGCTCCTGCGCGCGGTGGAGCGGAGCCGCGAGGCCGAAAGGCGCGCCCTGGAGCTGAGCCTCATCGCGCGCGACGCGGAGATCGCCCTGCTCAGGTCCCAGGTCGATCCGCACTTTCTCTTCAATGCGCTGAACTCGATCGCCGGCCTCACGCGGGACGATCCGGATCGCGCGCGCAC is a window of Candidatus Eisenbacteria bacterium DNA encoding:
- a CDS encoding AmpG family muropeptide MFS transporter, giving the protein MIGEWRQGTGERRLRPCYHAPRMSPRRTHPSVFMFLIIPFGAMGGYVSVALAYLFSKEGVPVERIAALVAVGIVPHTWKFFWAPLVDSLFTRKGWYLAASVLSALGILATGMAPIRESSIPLLTTIILISNFAATFLGMATDSLMAYATPQEQKGRAGGWFQAGNLGGAGLGGGAGLLLAQRLPAPWMAGAILAAACLLCCLALLFVPEPASTIRDDKVLRTLRNVALDLWSMAKSRIGFLALFLCFLPIGSGAASGLWSAVAGDWSASAETVALVTGIMGGILSAAGCLIGGYICDRMDRKTAYVIYGALQAACAVGMAFAPRTERMYIVFTSLYAVITGLTFAGFTAFVLEAMGTGAAATKYNVFASLSNTPIYYMTLVDGWAHTRWGARGMLNTEATLCIAGMLLFFGVAAGVKRMRPARAS